In Limibacter armeniacum, a single window of DNA contains:
- a CDS encoding 1,4-dihydroxy-2-naphthoate polyprenyltransferase, with the protein MKHWIEAARPRTLPLALASIGMGSFLAAGQGAFSWDIFVLCSLTTILLQVLSNFANDYGDSIHGADSQDREGPSRAVQSGVITSTGMRNAVILFSILSLVCGLSLLYVSLSNWNEFLGFLGLGVLSIIAAITYTAGKKPYGYAGLGDISVIIFFGLVGVLGTLYLYTKSFDWVYVLPAISSGLFATGVLNVNNIRDIESDIKAGKKSVPVRLGREAAVWYHKFLLNGGMICAVVFTMLDFRSGWQLMFLVTLPLLRKNEKAVRTLTKPSELDPYLKQMAMTSLLFMLTFGAGYVLSR; encoded by the coding sequence ATGAAACACTGGATTGAAGCGGCTAGACCTAGAACTTTACCTTTGGCATTGGCTAGTATTGGAATGGGCAGCTTTTTGGCAGCTGGACAAGGCGCATTTAGTTGGGATATTTTTGTACTGTGTAGTTTGACGACTATCCTGTTGCAGGTTTTGTCAAACTTTGCCAACGATTATGGAGATTCCATTCATGGTGCTGACAGTCAAGATAGGGAAGGACCAAGCAGGGCAGTACAATCTGGAGTGATCACATCTACTGGCATGCGCAATGCCGTTATTCTTTTCTCAATATTATCATTGGTTTGTGGTTTATCATTACTCTATGTTAGCCTGAGTAACTGGAATGAGTTTTTAGGTTTCCTAGGGCTGGGCGTTCTAAGTATTATCGCTGCAATCACCTACACAGCTGGTAAAAAACCTTATGGTTATGCAGGGTTGGGGGATATTTCGGTGATCATATTCTTTGGTTTGGTAGGTGTATTGGGTACGCTCTATCTTTATACCAAATCATTTGATTGGGTTTATGTGTTGCCGGCGATAAGCTCAGGCTTGTTTGCAACTGGTGTATTGAATGTCAACAATATTAGGGATATCGAATCAGATATAAAGGCAGGGAAGAAGTCAGTACCTGTCCGATTGGGTAGAGAGGCTGCGGTTTGGTACCACAAGTTTTTGTTGAACGGAGGGATGATTTGTGCCGTGGTGTTTACGATGCTAGATTTTAGAAGCGGATGGCAGCTAATGTTTTTGGTGACTTTACCGCTATTGAGGAAAAATGAAAAAGCAGTAAGAACATTAACGAAACCGTCTGAACTGGATCCATACCTGAAGCAGATGGCTATGACGTCTTTACTGTTTATGCTGACATTTGGAGCAGGTTACGTATTGTCCCGTTAA
- the secDF gene encoding protein translocase subunit SecDF yields the protein MKNRGGIILLAVIVTAFCLFDLSFTYVSRQINNDAEAYATDSEGHFNYFKKQSYVDSLWNEPVYNFLGVKEYTLREVKEKELALGLDLQGGMHVILEVSPTDIVKTLAGNNVDKAFETALENAVKEQRNSQDNFTDLFFNELDAQAPGKSYAEYFATAANKGKVSFNSSNTEVKRVIEAEVNDAVDRAFQIVRTRIDQFGVTQPNIQKIQGTSRIQIELPGVDSPERVRKLLQGVAKLEFMEVWTPQEATQHLVRLNDTWVKKHKAEETLAPKTEEKVEEKKGSESDLFEGAEGDSATVAEADSAKTEETAVSPLFEYAKGGLIYSLEDTAKVNEMLRDPQVKELIPSDLEFAWENKGFEAGEGQELIRLYTLKRGRKSGLTGDAIADARQSFDQNGRPAISMSMNVEGAKKWKRITASNLGNPIAIVLDNRVYSAPTVQSEIGDGRSEITGNFTAEEAKDLANILKAGKLPAPTRIVEEVVVGPSLGEVAQNQGLTSIVVGLALVVLFMIAYYSKGGLIADLALVANIFFIFGILAELGAALTLPGIAGIVLTIGMSIDANVLIFERVREEMRKGLPLVDAVKTGYDRAFWTIFDANLTTLLTGFMLYTFGTGPIKGFAVTLMIGIVCSFFSAVFLTKEVVAYLVAKKGNDAKLSFSSPISSKVKDLNFDFIKGRKIAYIISIVTIVAGAAVMATNGLNLGVDFKGGRSYIVQFSQEVTPSKLEGTLDKALKSADVKTYGSEDVLKITTAYLIDEESAEADAEVKDALVKAIESHTGDKFSNAKNASEGTFIISSSSKVGATIADDIAKGAEEAVVFSLLAIFFYVWVRFSNWQFGLGAVAALFHDVLIVIAIFAIATLLGAPFEVDQVFVAAILTIVGYSINDTVVVFDHVREHLAENKGTSLKDTFNKAINNTLNRTLITSLTTLLVIVILLIFGGEVLRGFSFSMMVGILVGTYSSVFIASSIVYDTNKKFNVKTGDKKESANA from the coding sequence ATGAAAAACAGAGGCGGAATTATTTTGCTGGCGGTGATCGTAACAGCGTTCTGTTTGTTTGATTTGTCTTTCACATACGTTTCTAGACAAATCAACAATGATGCAGAAGCTTACGCTACCGATTCAGAGGGACATTTCAACTATTTCAAGAAGCAATCATACGTAGACTCGTTATGGAACGAGCCGGTATACAACTTCTTGGGAGTGAAAGAATATACACTTCGTGAAGTGAAAGAAAAAGAGCTTGCTCTGGGGCTTGACCTTCAAGGTGGTATGCACGTTATCTTGGAAGTTTCTCCAACAGATATCGTAAAAACACTGGCAGGTAACAACGTTGACAAAGCGTTTGAAACAGCATTGGAAAATGCAGTAAAAGAGCAGAGAAACAGCCAAGATAACTTCACTGACCTGTTCTTTAACGAGCTGGATGCTCAGGCTCCAGGTAAGTCATATGCTGAATACTTTGCTACTGCAGCTAACAAAGGTAAAGTAAGCTTTAACTCTTCAAACACTGAGGTGAAAAGAGTAATCGAGGCAGAAGTAAATGATGCTGTAGATAGAGCTTTCCAAATTGTAAGAACTCGTATTGACCAGTTTGGTGTAACTCAGCCAAACATCCAGAAGATCCAAGGTACAAGCCGTATCCAAATTGAGCTTCCAGGTGTTGACTCTCCTGAGCGTGTAAGAAAGCTGTTGCAAGGTGTTGCAAAGCTTGAGTTTATGGAAGTGTGGACTCCACAAGAAGCTACTCAGCACTTGGTAAGACTTAACGATACTTGGGTTAAGAAGCACAAAGCTGAGGAAACATTGGCTCCTAAGACTGAGGAGAAAGTAGAAGAGAAAAAAGGTTCTGAGTCTGATCTGTTCGAAGGTGCTGAAGGTGATTCAGCTACAGTAGCTGAGGCTGACTCTGCAAAGACTGAGGAAACTGCGGTTTCTCCACTGTTCGAATATGCTAAAGGTGGTTTGATCTACTCACTTGAGGACACTGCAAAAGTGAACGAAATGTTGAGAGACCCACAAGTGAAAGAACTGATTCCTTCAGACCTTGAGTTTGCTTGGGAAAACAAAGGTTTTGAGGCAGGTGAAGGTCAGGAGTTGATCAGACTTTACACTCTGAAAAGAGGTAGAAAGTCAGGTCTGACAGGTGATGCTATCGCTGATGCAAGACAAAGCTTTGACCAGAATGGTCGTCCTGCAATTTCTATGTCAATGAACGTAGAAGGTGCTAAGAAGTGGAAAAGAATCACAGCTTCTAACTTGGGTAACCCAATCGCAATCGTATTGGATAATAGAGTTTACTCTGCACCTACAGTACAGTCTGAGATCGGTGACGGTCGTTCAGAGATCACAGGTAACTTCACTGCTGAAGAAGCAAAAGACTTGGCTAACATCCTGAAAGCGGGTAAACTTCCTGCTCCAACTAGAATCGTTGAGGAAGTGGTTGTAGGTCCTTCACTGGGTGAAGTAGCACAGAATCAAGGTCTGACTTCAATCGTAGTAGGTTTGGCACTGGTAGTGCTGTTTATGATTGCTTACTACTCTAAAGGTGGTTTGATTGCTGACCTTGCGTTGGTGGCAAACATCTTCTTTATCTTCGGTATCCTTGCTGAGCTGGGTGCTGCTTTGACATTGCCAGGTATTGCAGGTATCGTACTGACAATCGGTATGTCGATTGACGCCAACGTACTGATTTTTGAGCGTGTACGTGAGGAAATGAGAAAGGGTCTTCCATTGGTGGACGCTGTTAAGACTGGTTACGACAGAGCATTCTGGACGATCTTTGATGCCAACCTGACTACTTTGCTGACAGGTTTCATGCTTTATACATTCGGTACAGGACCAATCAAAGGTTTCGCAGTAACATTGATGATCGGTATTGTATGTTCATTCTTCTCTGCGGTATTCTTGACTAAAGAGGTTGTAGCTTACTTGGTAGCTAAGAAAGGTAACGATGCAAAACTGTCGTTCTCGTCTCCAATTTCATCGAAAGTAAAAGACCTGAACTTCGATTTCATCAAGGGTAGAAAAATTGCTTACATAATTTCAATCGTAACAATCGTTGCTGGTGCTGCAGTAATGGCGACTAACGGTCTTAACCTTGGTGTAGACTTCAAAGGTGGTCGTTCTTATATCGTTCAGTTCTCTCAAGAAGTAACTCCATCAAAACTGGAAGGTACACTTGACAAAGCACTGAAATCAGCTGACGTAAAAACTTACGGTTCTGAAGACGTTCTGAAAATTACTACTGCTTACCTGATCGATGAGGAGTCTGCTGAAGCGGATGCAGAAGTAAAAGATGCGTTGGTAAAAGCTATTGAGTCTCACACAGGTGATAAGTTCTCTAATGCTAAGAATGCATCTGAAGGAACATTTATCATTTCTTCAAGCTCTAAAGTAGGAGCAACGATTGCGGATGATATCGCTAAAGGTGCGGAAGAGGCTGTAGTGTTCTCACTGTTGGCAATCTTCTTCTACGTTTGGGTACGATTCAGCAACTGGCAGTTTGGTCTGGGTGCAGTAGCTGCCCTATTCCACGACGTTCTGATTGTAATCGCAATCTTCGCTATTGCTACATTGCTAGGTGCACCATTTGAGGTTGACCAAGTATTCGTGGCAGCGATCCTGACAATCGTAGGTTACTCAATCAACGATACCGTGGTAGTATTTGACCACGTGCGTGAACACCTTGCTGAAAACAAAGGAACTTCACTGAAAGATACTTTCAACAAGGCAATCAACAATACGTTGAACCGTACGTTAATCACATCACTGACTACCTTGCTAGTAATCGTGATCCTGTTGATCTTCGGTG